A genomic window from Hyla sarda isolate aHylSar1 chromosome 10, aHylSar1.hap1, whole genome shotgun sequence includes:
- the LOC130294436 gene encoding calpain small subunit 1-like isoform X1 has translation MFMLNNFMKSATGGGGSGQGGGGGGFGDVLKGAIGSVAGPGQGGGGVGNIMGALSGLAGSGGQGGGGGGGGGGGAGKFLQGALSGLSGAGGQGGGGGGGGGAGNFLQGALSGLSGAGQGGGGGGGMGNIIQGALSSFGGGGGGQAGGAGKLFAGQAGAGGGGGGAGANILGGILGLIGNAIANYKPAPPPEPCANAYQQEAYENDEQRQFRKLFRNLAGEDMEVSPVELQNVLNKVVAKHKDLKTDGFSIDTCRSMVAVMDSDGTGKLGFEEFKYLWNNIKKWQCIYKQFDTEGTGYIPATSIPAAVQAAGFNLNEQLHQLLIRRYADNNGNVNFDSFISSMVRMDCMFRAFKALDREGTGEVQCRLPDWLKLTIYS, from the coding sequence ATGTTCATGCTCAATAATTTTATGAAATCGGCGACTGGTGGAGGAGGCTCCGGCCAAGGCGGTGGCGGTGGAGGATTCGGTGACGTCTTGAAGGGAGCCATTggcagcgttgcaggacctggcCAGGGTGGCGGAGGAGTCGGCAACATAATGGGGGCTCTGAGTGGCCTTGCTGGATCCGGTGGCCAGGGcggcggaggaggaggaggtggaggtggAGGTGCAGGCAAATTCCTTCAAGGGGCTCTGAGCGGCCTGTCTGGAGCCGGTGGCCAGGGCGgcggtggaggaggaggtggaggtgcAGGCAATTTCCTTCAAGGGGCTCTGAGCGGCCTGTCTGGAGCCGGCcaaggtggaggaggaggtggtggtatGGGCAACATCATACAAGGAGCTCTGAGCAGCTTTGGTGGCGGAGGAGGTGGGCAAGCCGGTGGAGCTGGGAAACTTTTTGCTGGCCAGGCCGGTGCCGGGGGAGGAGGTGGTGGTGCTGGAGCGAACATTCTGGGAGGTATACTGGGTCTCATTGGAAACGCCATAGCAAATTATAAACCGGCGCCCCCTCCAGAGCCCTGCGCCAATGCCTATCAGCAGGAGGCCTACGAGAACGATGAGCAGCGGCAATTCCGAAAACTCTTCAGGAACCTGGCAGGAGAAGACATGGAGGTGTCTCCGGTGGAGCTGCAGAACGTCCTCAACAAGGTTGTGGCCAAGCACAAGGATCTAAAAACTGACGGTTTCAGCATCGACACGTGCCGCAGTATGGTCGCCGTCATGGACAGTGACGGGACGGGAAAGCTGGGCTTCGAGGAGTTCAAGTACCTGTGGAATAACATCAAGAAGTGGCAGTGCATCTACAAGCAGTTCGACACCGAGGGCACGGGCTACATCCCCGCAACTTCCATTCCCGCCGCCGTCCAAGCTGCCGGCTTCAACCTCAACGAGCAACTGCACCAGCTGCTGATCCGGCGCTACGCCGACAACAACGGCAACGTGAACTTTGACAGTTTCATCAGCAGCATGGTCCGGATGGACTGTATGTTTCGAGCCTTCAAGGCCCTGGACCGAGAGGGGACTGGGGAGGTCCAGTGCCGACTACCGGATTGGCTGAAGCTGACCATCTACTCCTAG
- the LOC130294436 gene encoding calpain small subunit 1-like isoform X2: MFMLNNFMKSATGGGGSGQGGGGGGFGDVLKGAIGSVAGPGQGGGGVGNIMGALSGLAGSGGQGGGGGGGGGAGNFLQGALSGLSGAGQGGGGGGGMGNIIQGALSSFGGGGGGQAGGAGKLFAGQAGAGGGGGGAGANILGGILGLIGNAIANYKPAPPPEPCANAYQQEAYENDEQRQFRKLFRNLAGEDMEVSPVELQNVLNKVVAKHKDLKTDGFSIDTCRSMVAVMDSDGTGKLGFEEFKYLWNNIKKWQCIYKQFDTEGTGYIPATSIPAAVQAAGFNLNEQLHQLLIRRYADNNGNVNFDSFISSMVRMDCMFRAFKALDREGTGEVQCRLPDWLKLTIYS; the protein is encoded by the exons ATGTTCATGCTCAATAATTTTATGAAATCGGCGACTGGTGGAGGAGGCTCCGGCCAAGGCGGTGGCGGTGGAGGATTCGGTGACGTCTTGAAGGGAGCCATTggcagcgttgcaggacctggcCAGGGTGGCGGAGGAGTCGGCAACATAATGGGGGCTCTGAGTGGCCTTGCTGGATCCGGTGGCCAGGGcggcggaggaggaggaggtggag gtgcAGGCAATTTCCTTCAAGGGGCTCTGAGCGGCCTGTCTGGAGCCGGCcaaggtggaggaggaggtggtggtatGGGCAACATCATACAAGGAGCTCTGAGCAGCTTTGGTGGCGGAGGAGGTGGGCAAGCCGGTGGAGCTGGGAAACTTTTTGCTGGCCAGGCCGGTGCCGGGGGAGGAGGTGGTGGTGCTGGAGCGAACATTCTGGGAGGTATACTGGGTCTCATTGGAAACGCCATAGCAAATTATAAACCGGCGCCCCCTCCAGAGCCCTGCGCCAATGCCTATCAGCAGGAGGCCTACGAGAACGATGAGCAGCGGCAATTCCGAAAACTCTTCAGGAACCTGGCAGGAGAAGACATGGAGGTGTCTCCGGTGGAGCTGCAGAACGTCCTCAACAAGGTTGTGGCCAAGCACAAGGATCTAAAAACTGACGGTTTCAGCATCGACACGTGCCGCAGTATGGTCGCCGTCATGGACAGTGACGGGACGGGAAAGCTGGGCTTCGAGGAGTTCAAGTACCTGTGGAATAACATCAAGAAGTGGCAGTGCATCTACAAGCAGTTCGACACCGAGGGCACGGGCTACATCCCCGCAACTTCCATTCCCGCCGCCGTCCAAGCTGCCGGCTTCAACCTCAACGAGCAACTGCACCAGCTGCTGATCCGGCGCTACGCCGACAACAACGGCAACGTGAACTTTGACAGTTTCATCAGCAGCATGGTCCGGATGGACTGTATGTTTCGAGCCTTCAAGGCCCTGGACCGAGAGGGGACTGGGGAGGTCCAGTGCCGACTACCGGATTGGCTGAAGCTGACCATCTACTCCTAG